The following proteins come from a genomic window of Burkholderia stabilis:
- a CDS encoding HAD domain-containing protein, translating to MSKRATIFLDIDGVLHPNFVGDLEYGPNGPVVVGQGVCSLQTKLAERVSGKAVDIAIHSTWIYMFDLKRLQDEYLRELSAATKIYLTNRRIESRSLRIVDYIRRRRLMLADILILDDAPKEFVSAPELQSRLVVCDPARGIDDPAVLQRIDEFVS from the coding sequence ATGAGCAAGAGGGCTACGATATTCCTCGACATCGATGGGGTCCTACATCCAAATTTTGTGGGCGACCTCGAATACGGGCCCAACGGACCAGTGGTGGTTGGCCAGGGAGTTTGTTCACTGCAGACCAAACTCGCCGAACGAGTTAGCGGGAAAGCGGTCGACATCGCAATCCATAGTACCTGGATCTATATGTTTGACCTCAAACGCTTGCAAGATGAGTATCTGCGCGAGCTGAGCGCGGCTACCAAAATTTATCTCACGAATCGGCGCATTGAGAGTCGCTCGTTACGGATAGTGGACTATATACGGCGGCGCCGACTGATGTTGGCCGATATCCTGATCCTGGACGATGCCCCCAAGGAATTTGTTTCCGCCCCGGAACTGCAATCCCGCCTCGTCGTATGTGATCCGGCCCGCGGGATAGACGATCCCGCCGTACTCCAACGGATTGATGAGTTCGTCTCCTAG
- a CDS encoding 3'-5' exoribonuclease: MRIFLDTEFTDFIDCDLISIALVAEDGREFYGERNDFDRRTCSPFVHEAVLPQLGQYPDRVFSRESLRSALLEWLRQFESGIFCMDFPGDWDLLVDALNGVPNGWRGLLVRDQTDQVRLESYYKQFRGRHHALHDARALRYAMQDETPPADPTKSSSD; encoded by the coding sequence ATGCGAATTTTCCTCGATACAGAATTCACCGACTTCATCGACTGCGACCTAATCAGCATCGCATTGGTCGCCGAGGACGGCCGCGAGTTTTATGGTGAACGCAACGACTTCGATCGACGAACCTGCAGCCCATTCGTCCATGAAGCGGTGTTGCCACAGCTAGGTCAATACCCTGATCGCGTGTTCTCTCGCGAAAGCCTCCGGTCGGCGCTCCTCGAGTGGCTCCGACAGTTCGAGAGTGGCATCTTCTGTATGGACTTCCCTGGAGACTGGGATCTTCTTGTAGACGCGCTCAATGGTGTACCGAATGGCTGGCGAGGGCTGCTAGTACGTGATCAGACAGACCAAGTCCGATTGGAGTCCTACTACAAGCAATTTCGTGGCCGACACCACGCGCTACACGATGCCCGCGCTCTGCGCTACGCAATGCAAGATGAAACTCCACCTGCGGATCCTACGAAATCGAGCTCGGACTGA